One window from the genome of Pseudomonas sp. L5B5 encodes:
- a CDS encoding LysE family translocator, whose protein sequence is MSITENLLAFTFAATLLTLTPGLDTALVLRTATVEGKRQALRAALGVNAGCLLWGAAVAFGLGALIAVSELAFNLLKYCGAAYLAWLGLNMLLRPRRTVAPAGTDAKPDANWFLKGMLGNVLNPKVGIFYVSFLPQFIPQRQPLVPWTFALVGIHVMLGLIWSLLLIGATRPLSGVLRREKVIQWMDRTTGMIFVLFAARLALSRR, encoded by the coding sequence ATGTCCATCACCGAGAATCTCCTGGCCTTCACCTTCGCCGCCACGTTGCTGACCCTGACCCCGGGCCTGGACACCGCCCTGGTGCTGCGTACCGCCACCGTGGAAGGCAAGCGGCAGGCTCTGCGCGCAGCGTTGGGGGTCAACGCCGGCTGCCTGCTCTGGGGCGCGGCCGTGGCCTTCGGCCTGGGGGCCTTGATTGCGGTGTCGGAGCTGGCCTTCAACCTGCTCAAGTACTGCGGCGCCGCCTACCTGGCCTGGCTGGGGCTGAACATGCTGCTGCGCCCGCGCCGCACCGTTGCCCCCGCAGGCACCGACGCCAAGCCCGATGCCAACTGGTTTCTCAAGGGCATGCTGGGCAATGTGCTCAATCCCAAGGTGGGGATTTTCTATGTGTCCTTCCTGCCGCAGTTCATTCCCCAGAGGCAGCCGCTGGTGCCCTGGACCTTCGCCCTGGTGGGCATCCATGTGATGCTCGGGCTGATCTGGTCACTGCTGCTGATTGGCGCCACTCGCCCCCTGAGCGGGGTACTGCGGCGGGAAAAGGTGATTCAGTGGATGGATCGCACCACCGGCATGATCTTCGTGCTGTTCGCGGCTCGCCTGGCCTTGAGCAGGCGCTGA
- a CDS encoding bile acid:sodium symporter family protein yields the protein MTRSRLLPDNFTLTLIGVVLLASFLPASGQVAVGFGWLTNLAIGLLFFLHGAKLSREAIIAGAGHWRLHLLVFSLTFVLFPLLGLALKPLLSPLVGNELYLGMLYLCALPATVQSAIAFTSLARGNIPAAICSAAASSLFGIFLTPLLVTLLLNVHGDSGSTVDAILKISVQLLLPFIAGQIARRWIGAWVGRNKNWLRFVDQGSILLVVYGAFSEAVNEGIWHQIPLWELGGLVVACCILLALVLLASSVLGKLLGFDQEDRITILFCGSKKSLATGVPMAQVLFAGSTMGVLILPLMLFHQIQLMVCAVLAQRYAKRPESVAELMGQVDP from the coding sequence ATGACTCGCTCCCGCCTTTTACCCGACAACTTCACCCTGACCCTGATCGGCGTCGTCCTGCTGGCCAGCTTCCTGCCCGCCAGCGGCCAGGTGGCGGTGGGCTTCGGCTGGCTGACCAACCTCGCCATCGGCCTGCTGTTTTTCCTCCACGGCGCCAAGCTGTCGCGCGAGGCGATCATCGCCGGGGCCGGCCACTGGCGCCTGCACCTGCTGGTATTCAGCCTGACCTTCGTACTCTTCCCGTTGCTGGGCCTGGCCCTCAAGCCATTGCTGTCGCCGCTGGTGGGCAACGAGCTGTACCTGGGCATGCTGTATCTGTGCGCCCTGCCGGCCACGGTGCAATCGGCGATTGCCTTCACTTCCCTGGCCCGGGGCAATATCCCGGCGGCCATCTGCAGCGCTGCAGCCTCCAGCCTGTTCGGGATCTTCCTGACGCCGCTGCTGGTGACCCTGCTGCTCAACGTCCATGGCGACAGCGGCTCGACCGTGGATGCAATCCTCAAGATCAGCGTGCAACTGCTGCTGCCCTTTATCGCCGGGCAGATTGCCCGACGCTGGATCGGCGCCTGGGTCGGGCGCAACAAGAACTGGCTGCGCTTCGTCGACCAGGGCTCGATCCTGCTGGTGGTCTACGGCGCCTTCAGCGAAGCGGTGAACGAAGGCATCTGGCACCAGATCCCGCTGTGGGAACTGGGCGGGCTGGTGGTGGCCTGCTGCATCCTCCTGGCGCTGGTGCTGCTGGCCTCCAGCGTCCTGGGCAAGCTGCTGGGCTTCGACCAGGAAGACCGCATCACCATCCTCTTCTGCGGCTCGAAAAAGAGCCTGGCCACCGGCGTGCCCATGGCCCAGGTACTGTTCGCCGGTAGCACCATGGGGGTGTTGATCCTGCCGCTGATGCTGTTCCACCAGATCCAGCTGATGGTCTGTGCGGTGCTGGCCCAGCGCTACGCCAAGCGCCCGGAGTCGGTGGCCGAGCTGATGGGCCAGGTCGACCCGTAG
- a CDS encoding AraC family transcriptional regulator, with translation MPPKGHEKIVRRTIPGLPSLPRPVYGRTESLPNRALTRRHSHPWVQLSYAIAGVLEIQTSGGRFIAPPQRAVWIPAGVPHRVFSSPRTEMRSLYLDCSVTGWAATDRCQVLAVSDLLRELIRTFSELPVAYVQDSADGRLVQVLLDQLAAAPQLDLMLPLPHDVRLRAIYRSLQAHPEQATTLGQWSQKLGVTEKTLSRLFLKDTGLTFRAWRQRLRLLGALTPLEQGERVTDVALACGYDSTSAFIAAFRQQFDATPGEFFRDL, from the coding sequence ATGCCGCCTAAAGGACATGAAAAGATCGTCCGGCGCACTATTCCCGGGTTGCCGAGCCTGCCGCGACCGGTATACGGGCGAACCGAATCCTTGCCCAATCGGGCCCTGACCCGGCGCCATAGCCATCCCTGGGTGCAGTTGTCCTATGCGATTGCCGGGGTGCTGGAGATCCAGACCAGCGGCGGGCGTTTCATCGCGCCCCCGCAGCGGGCGGTGTGGATACCCGCCGGGGTGCCGCACCGGGTGTTCAGTTCGCCGCGTACTGAAATGCGCAGCCTGTACCTGGATTGCAGCGTCACCGGCTGGGCCGCCACCGACCGCTGCCAGGTGCTGGCGGTCAGCGACCTGCTGCGCGAGCTGATCCGCACGTTCAGCGAGCTGCCGGTGGCGTATGTGCAGGACAGCGCCGACGGCCGCCTGGTGCAGGTGCTGCTGGACCAGCTGGCCGCCGCGCCGCAACTGGACCTGATGCTGCCGCTGCCCCACGACGTGCGCCTGCGGGCGATCTACCGCAGCCTGCAGGCGCACCCGGAGCAGGCCACGACGCTGGGCCAGTGGAGCCAGAAGCTCGGGGTGACGGAGAAGACCCTCAGCCGCCTGTTTCTCAAGGACACCGGGTTGACCTTCCGTGCCTGGCGCCAGCGCCTGCGATTGCTCGGTGCCCTGACTCCCCTGGAGCAGGGCGAGCGGGTCACCGATGTGGCGCTGGCCTGTGGTTATGACTCGACCTCGGCGTTTATCGCCGCCTTCCGCCAACAGTTCGACGCCACCCCGGGCGAATTCTTCCGCGACCTCTGA
- a CDS encoding response regulator, translated as MTADMRILIIDDQRPNLDLMEQLLAREGLHNVLSSTQPLRALELFNSFEPDLVILDLHMPEFDGFAVLEQLNRRIPANDYLPILVLTADATRDTRLRALALGARDFISKPLDALETLLRIWNLLETRALYKTLRTLVPPERIELLRPSKA; from the coding sequence ATGACTGCCGACATGCGCATCCTCATCATCGATGACCAGCGCCCCAACCTCGACCTGATGGAACAGCTGCTGGCCCGCGAAGGGCTGCACAATGTCCTCAGCAGCACCCAGCCGCTGCGCGCCCTGGAGCTGTTCAACAGCTTCGAGCCGGACCTGGTGATCCTCGATTTGCACATGCCCGAGTTCGATGGCTTTGCCGTACTGGAGCAGCTGAACCGACGCATCCCGGCCAACGACTACCTGCCGATACTGGTACTCACCGCCGACGCCACCCGCGACACCCGCCTGCGGGCGCTGGCCCTGGGCGCCCGGGACTTCATCAGCAAGCCCCTGGATGCCCTGGAAACCCTGCTGCGGATCTGGAACCTGCTGGAGACCCGGGCCCTGTATAAAACCTTGCGCACCCTGGTGCCGCCGGAGCGCATCGAACTGCTGCGCCCATCAAAGGCCTGA
- a CDS encoding ATP-binding protein, whose amino-acid sequence MNLLSARRWADLPLRGKALVVISLPLVILLLSLVLIYSTERQTARAEEDVRRVLLVQGDIQAVHTLLAEAAASVRGYLLTRREDFLPAYLQARPQIEAALQRLDQNVQDPRMRDYLQTITPLIRTKLDGLVALRNGSRDDAATMTAILIDNKQVLDVLREQISAMRVREDALLAERSAAAAATRMRLLFATLLAAGCGLFGAIVAVLLLSRGIVTRVQQVQGNAQRLALGQPLRPQAPEQDEIGQLGTRLVEAGQLLAERERALRDNEERLRLIIDGVKDYGIFALDTAGRVTTWNVGAERIKGYSEQEIIGRHFSLFYLPEECPQHPDMALREATAHGHYMEEAWRCRKDGSRFWASVVITAQYDASGALRGFSKITRDITDRRAAEIALGTAREEAESASRAKSEFLSRMSHELRTPLNAILGFAQLLDMDSSAGQRPQVGHILRAGQHLLGLINEVLDIARIEAGRLPLNVEPMALAAVLHEALTLVSPMATDAGIALAPLPELAADSGVVADRQRLIQVLLNLLSNAIKYNRTGGRVSIDVEIEASRLRISVLDTGAGITAERLERLFKPFERLDADPKVEGTGLGLALSRSLLEMMDGSLGVNSTPGSGSCFTLELPFLRLAATTAVAPFDAPALNVPAPQPASRYLGKVLCIEDNLQSLALIETLLQRRPGIQLLSSMQGQMGLDLARQHAPQMILLDVNLPDLPGLDVLQRLRACGATANTPILMITADASEPTRRALLDAGATAILTKPIHIPAFFAHLDACLPELP is encoded by the coding sequence GTGAACCTGCTCAGCGCCCGGCGCTGGGCCGACCTGCCGCTGCGGGGCAAGGCGCTGGTGGTGATCTCCCTGCCGCTGGTGATCCTGTTGCTGTCGCTGGTGCTGATCTACAGCACCGAGCGCCAGACCGCCCGCGCCGAGGAGGACGTGCGCCGGGTGCTACTGGTGCAGGGCGATATCCAGGCGGTGCACACCCTGCTGGCCGAGGCCGCCGCCAGCGTGCGCGGCTACCTGCTGACCCGGCGCGAGGACTTCCTGCCCGCCTACCTCCAGGCCCGGCCGCAGATCGAGGCCGCGCTGCAGCGCCTGGACCAGAATGTCCAGGACCCGCGCATGCGCGACTACCTGCAGACCATCACCCCGCTGATCCGCACCAAGCTCGACGGCCTGGTGGCCCTGCGCAACGGCAGCCGCGACGACGCTGCGACGATGACCGCGATCCTGATCGACAACAAACAGGTGCTGGACGTGCTGCGCGAGCAGATCAGCGCCATGCGCGTGCGCGAGGATGCACTGCTGGCCGAACGTAGCGCAGCCGCCGCGGCGACCCGCATGCGCCTGCTGTTCGCCACCTTGCTGGCCGCCGGCTGCGGCCTGTTCGGCGCCATCGTCGCGGTGCTGTTGCTGTCCCGGGGCATCGTCACGCGGGTGCAGCAGGTACAGGGCAATGCCCAACGCCTGGCCCTGGGCCAGCCGCTGCGCCCGCAGGCGCCGGAGCAGGATGAGATCGGCCAGCTGGGCACTCGCCTGGTGGAGGCCGGGCAACTGCTGGCCGAGCGCGAACGGGCCCTGCGTGATAACGAAGAACGCCTGCGGCTGATCATCGACGGGGTCAAGGACTACGGGATCTTCGCCCTGGACACCGCGGGCCGGGTCACCACCTGGAACGTCGGCGCGGAACGGATCAAGGGCTACAGCGAGCAGGAAATCATCGGCCGGCATTTTTCCCTGTTCTACCTGCCGGAAGAATGCCCACAGCACCCGGACATGGCCCTGCGCGAAGCCACCGCCCACGGCCACTACATGGAAGAGGCCTGGCGCTGCCGCAAGGATGGCAGCCGCTTCTGGGCCAGTGTGGTGATCACCGCGCAGTACGACGCCAGCGGCGCCCTGCGGGGCTTTTCCAAGATCACCCGGGACATCACCGACCGCCGCGCCGCGGAAATCGCCCTGGGCACCGCCCGCGAAGAAGCGGAAAGCGCCAGCCGCGCCAAGAGCGAATTCCTCTCGCGCATGAGCCACGAACTGCGCACTCCGCTGAATGCCATCCTTGGCTTCGCCCAACTGCTGGACATGGACTCCAGCGCCGGCCAGCGGCCGCAGGTGGGGCATATCCTGCGGGCCGGGCAGCACCTGCTGGGGCTGATCAACGAGGTGCTGGACATTGCTCGCATCGAGGCCGGGCGCCTGCCACTGAACGTCGAGCCCATGGCCCTGGCGGCGGTGCTGCACGAAGCCCTGACCCTGGTGTCGCCCATGGCCACCGACGCCGGCATTGCCCTGGCGCCGCTGCCGGAACTGGCGGCGGACAGCGGCGTGGTCGCCGACCGCCAGCGCCTGATCCAGGTGCTGCTCAACCTGCTGTCCAACGCCATCAAGTACAACCGCACGGGCGGCCGGGTCAGCATCGACGTGGAGATCGAGGCCTCGCGCCTGCGCATCAGCGTGCTCGACACCGGCGCCGGAATCACCGCCGAGCGCCTGGAGCGCCTGTTCAAGCCCTTCGAACGCCTGGATGCCGACCCCAAGGTCGAGGGCACCGGCCTGGGGCTGGCCCTGAGCAGGAGCCTGCTGGAAATGATGGACGGCAGCCTGGGCGTGAATAGCACCCCAGGCAGCGGCAGTTGCTTCACCCTGGAGCTGCCCTTCTTGCGCCTGGCCGCTACAACCGCCGTGGCGCCCTTCGACGCCCCGGCGCTGAATGTGCCGGCGCCACAGCCCGCAAGCCGCTACCTGGGCAAGGTGCTGTGCATAGAGGACAACCTGCAAAGCCTGGCGCTGATCGAGACCCTGCTGCAACGGCGTCCGGGCATCCAGCTGCTGTCGAGCATGCAGGGCCAGATGGGCCTGGACCTGGCCCGCCAGCACGCGCCGCAGATGATCCTGCTGGACGTCAACCTGCCGGACCTGCCCGGCCTGGACGTGCTGCAACGGCTGCGGGCCTGCGGCGCCACGGCCAACACCCCGATCCTGATGATCACCGCCGACGCCAGCGAACCCACCCGGCGCGCCCTGCTCGATGCCGGGGCCACGGCGATCCTGACCAAGCCGATCCACATCCCGGCGTTCTTCGCCCACCTCGATGCCTGTCTCCCGGAGCTCCCATGA
- a CDS encoding response regulator: protein MKALIRLVLADDHEVTRTGFIALLAGNPEFEVVGQARDGEQALALCEQLCPDLAILDIRMPLLNGLGAARLLQQRQPEIKVVIFTMDDSPDHLEAAMAAGAVGYLLKDASREEVLDALQRVARGEEALNSAVSARLLRRMSERGNGQAPQAQALTARERQVLGLVAGGFSNREIGEKLGITTGTAKAHVERVIGKLGAADRTQAAVRGIALGLVAQPAGQWP from the coding sequence ATGAAAGCGCTGATACGCCTGGTCCTGGCGGACGATCATGAAGTCACCCGCACCGGCTTCATCGCCCTGCTGGCGGGCAACCCGGAGTTCGAGGTGGTGGGGCAAGCCAGGGATGGCGAGCAAGCCCTGGCCCTGTGCGAACAACTGTGCCCGGACCTGGCCATCCTCGACATCCGCATGCCCCTGCTCAATGGCCTGGGGGCCGCGCGCCTGCTGCAACAGCGCCAGCCGGAGATCAAGGTGGTGATCTTCACCATGGACGACAGCCCCGATCACCTGGAAGCCGCCATGGCCGCCGGCGCCGTGGGTTACCTGCTCAAGGACGCCAGCCGCGAAGAAGTCCTCGACGCCCTGCAGCGCGTGGCCCGGGGCGAAGAGGCCCTCAACAGTGCCGTCAGCGCCCGCCTGCTGCGACGCATGAGCGAACGCGGCAACGGCCAGGCGCCCCAGGCTCAGGCCCTGACCGCCCGGGAGCGCCAGGTGCTGGGGCTGGTGGCCGGCGGCTTCAGCAACCGCGAGATCGGTGAAAAGCTCGGCATCACCACCGGCACCGCCAAGGCCCATGTGGAGCGGGTGATCGGCAAGCTCGGCGCCGCCGACCGCACCCAGGCCGCGGTGCGCGGCATCGCCCTGGGACTGGTGGCGCAACCTGCCGGGCAGTGGCCGTGA
- a CDS encoding sensor histidine kinase, with translation MPSPPLDPASALALRSQYRQSQSRAARLRLLVDTGQELLRLPPEQMRQRVVQRACAFVAMDQGLLLEWTSDGVAHASAEQGHGECLQALRAVAGQAQWLERPLAQTGVLRVLLHRADGQPFGALLLANSVPISAPDSEDLESLQLLATLLATHLENQRLLQDLQARERSMSELVQRLFSAQEDERKRVAYDLHDGLAQTLAGLHQRLQGFAGRCPPLPGPLHDELQTILQLAQGCVGEGRQLIGGLRPHVLDDFGLLRAIDREADRLRDAGLAVHWQQRYPGRLPAALEIALFRIAQEAINNILKHARAHNVSLNLALEAGQAVLGISDDGAGFQPASGQGIEQLGQVAMQERAHLLGGRFTCHSQPGSGTRILAHVPVHALEHAL, from the coding sequence ATGCCCAGCCCGCCCCTCGATCCCGCCAGCGCCCTGGCCCTGCGCAGCCAGTACCGGCAGTCGCAAAGCCGCGCTGCGCGCCTGCGACTGCTGGTGGACACGGGCCAGGAACTGCTGCGATTGCCCCCCGAACAGATGCGCCAGCGGGTGGTGCAACGGGCCTGCGCCTTCGTCGCCATGGACCAGGGGCTATTGCTGGAATGGACCAGCGACGGCGTGGCCCATGCCAGCGCTGAACAAGGTCACGGCGAGTGCCTGCAAGCCCTGCGTGCCGTGGCCGGGCAAGCCCAGTGGCTGGAGCGCCCGCTTGCGCAAACCGGGGTGCTGCGCGTACTGCTGCACCGTGCCGACGGCCAGCCCTTCGGCGCGCTGCTGCTGGCCAACAGCGTGCCCATCAGCGCGCCGGACAGCGAAGACCTGGAATCCCTGCAACTGCTGGCCACGCTGTTGGCCACGCACCTGGAAAACCAGCGCCTGCTGCAAGACCTGCAAGCCCGGGAACGCAGCATGTCGGAGCTGGTGCAGCGCCTGTTCAGCGCCCAGGAGGATGAGCGCAAGCGCGTCGCCTACGACCTGCACGACGGCCTGGCGCAAACCCTGGCCGGGCTGCACCAGCGCCTGCAGGGTTTCGCCGGGCGCTGCCCGCCACTGCCAGGGCCCCTGCACGATGAATTGCAGACCATCCTGCAACTGGCCCAGGGCTGCGTCGGCGAAGGCCGGCAACTGATCGGCGGCCTGCGCCCCCATGTGCTGGACGACTTCGGCCTGCTGCGGGCCATCGACCGCGAGGCCGACCGCCTGCGCGACGCCGGGCTGGCGGTGCACTGGCAGCAGCGCTACCCGGGACGCCTGCCGGCGGCCCTGGAAATCGCCCTGTTTCGCATCGCCCAGGAAGCCATCAACAACATCCTCAAGCACGCCCGGGCCCACAACGTCAGCCTGAACCTGGCCCTGGAAGCGGGCCAGGCCGTGCTCGGTATCAGCGACGACGGCGCAGGTTTCCAGCCGGCATCCGGCCAGGGCATCGAACAGTTGGGCCAGGTGGCCATGCAGGAACGCGCCCATTTGCTGGGCGGGCGTTTCACCTGCCACAGCCAGCCCGGCAGCGGCACCCGGATTCTCGCCCACGTGCCGGTCCATGCCTTGGAGCATGCGTTATGA
- a CDS encoding SgcJ/EcaC family oxidoreductase, with the protein MKLKTTALALFFVLSAPLAQALEATPYVYRTVAEQPQNLQDREIAGLFDHWNSALQTGNPQAVVSLYAPDAVLQPTVSNQVRSTHAQIQDYFEHFMASRPVGQINYREIRHLGPDAAMDSGVYTFTLTAADGKKQQVQARYTFLYERLGGQWKILNHHSSAMPQVQPQLQASH; encoded by the coding sequence ATGAAACTGAAAACCACCGCCCTGGCCCTGTTCTTCGTGCTGAGCGCGCCACTGGCCCAGGCCCTGGAAGCCACTCCCTACGTGTACCGCACCGTGGCCGAGCAGCCGCAGAACCTGCAGGACCGGGAAATCGCCGGCCTCTTCGACCATTGGAACAGCGCCCTGCAGACGGGCAACCCGCAAGCCGTGGTCAGCCTCTATGCACCGGATGCAGTGCTGCAACCCACCGTCTCCAACCAGGTGCGCAGCACCCACGCGCAGATCCAGGACTACTTCGAGCACTTCATGGCCTCGCGGCCGGTGGGCCAGATCAACTACCGGGAAATTCGTCACCTGGGCCCGGATGCGGCCATGGACAGCGGCGTCTACACCTTCACCCTGACGGCCGCCGACGGCAAGAAGCAGCAGGTCCAGGCTCGCTACACCTTCCTCTACGAACGCCTGGGCGGGCAGTGGAAAATCCTCAACCACCACTCTTCGGCCATGCCGCAGGTGCAGCCGCAGTTGCAAGCCAGCCACTGA
- a CDS encoding AraC family transcriptional regulator — MHRMTSASFRVLADVMKEGGANVDALLEHFGSSIQDVDENPRGVRLELVYQVMGEASRRTGNPDLGLLAYNKAHPANLKALGYAVMSCATLGAALQRLVDYHALISNGFCMCLERQPQAMQLIGFDVTAEPSLMPRAVIDAGAAQTLGLLHWLLPQHKPRPMAAAFTYAEPADTRALRRLLGENLEFCAPHNSLTFSNQDCAIELPSADPALDVLHMEYARTRLNVLLSGSMTARVRRALSECLARGAPSDLPHIAEMVGVSARSLQRRLGHEDVHFSALQDEARLMLAHSFLRNSLRSVKYIGALLGFRDQSSFHKACIRWFGMTPGRYREQ, encoded by the coding sequence ATGCATAGAATGACCAGCGCCAGCTTTCGGGTGCTCGCCGATGTCATGAAAGAGGGCGGCGCCAACGTCGACGCCCTGCTCGAGCACTTCGGCAGCAGCATCCAGGACGTTGATGAAAATCCCAGGGGCGTCCGGTTGGAACTGGTCTACCAGGTCATGGGCGAGGCCTCGCGTCGCACGGGCAACCCGGACCTGGGCCTGCTGGCCTACAACAAGGCCCACCCGGCCAACCTCAAGGCACTGGGCTACGCGGTGATGTCCTGCGCGACCCTGGGCGCGGCGCTGCAACGCCTGGTGGACTACCACGCGCTGATCAGCAACGGCTTCTGCATGTGCCTGGAACGCCAGCCGCAGGCCATGCAGTTGATCGGCTTCGACGTCACCGCCGAGCCCTCGCTCATGCCCCGGGCGGTGATCGACGCCGGTGCCGCCCAGACCCTGGGCCTGCTGCACTGGCTGTTGCCCCAGCACAAGCCCCGCCCCATGGCCGCGGCGTTCACCTACGCCGAGCCGGCGGACACCCGGGCCCTGCGTCGGTTGCTGGGAGAAAACCTGGAGTTCTGCGCGCCCCACAACAGCCTGACCTTCAGCAACCAGGACTGCGCCATCGAGCTGCCCAGTGCCGACCCGGCCCTGGACGTGTTGCACATGGAATACGCCCGCACCCGACTCAACGTGCTGCTCAGCGGTTCCATGACTGCCCGGGTGCGCCGGGCCCTGTCCGAGTGCCTGGCCCGGGGTGCCCCCAGCGACCTGCCGCACATCGCCGAGATGGTCGGCGTCAGTGCCCGCAGCCTGCAAAGGCGCCTGGGCCATGAAGACGTGCACTTCTCGGCGTTGCAGGACGAAGCCCGGCTAATGCTGGCCCACAGCTTCCTGCGCAACTCCCTGCGCAGCGTGAAATACATCGGTGCCCTGCTGGGCTTTCGCGACCAGAGCAGCTTTCACAAGGCCTGTATCCGTTGGTTCGGCATGACCCCGGGGCGCTACCGCGAGCAGTGA
- a CDS encoding EAL domain-containing protein: MQSSNEFYRELAAGRLLLAFQPVVWLPDSSRVLYYEGLLRQDAARGGEAYPLASLESHPLMRELDRAVVLCVIDCLRRDERLRLGCNISARSAIVDPFWFGILKALREAPSVAARLVIEITESATPPSIEAASEFVLALRELGCRVAIDDFGAGLGTLEFIRQTRPDIVKIDKGYIQRARGEANSVQTLGHLVQLCKTLAPCVIIEGVESAADQGLASACGGEWGQGYLFGRPQVERLGRTCRLQRTQPELCAPNQA, from the coding sequence ATGCAAAGCAGCAATGAGTTTTATCGTGAACTGGCCGCCGGCCGTCTGCTGCTGGCTTTCCAGCCGGTGGTCTGGCTGCCCGACAGCAGCCGGGTGCTGTACTACGAAGGGTTGTTGCGACAGGACGCCGCCCGTGGCGGTGAAGCCTATCCGCTGGCTTCCCTGGAATCGCATCCACTGATGCGCGAGCTGGATCGCGCCGTGGTGCTCTGCGTGATCGACTGCCTGCGGCGAGACGAGCGGTTGCGCCTGGGCTGCAACATCTCGGCCCGCAGCGCCATCGTCGATCCGTTCTGGTTCGGTATTCTCAAGGCGTTGCGCGAGGCTCCATCGGTGGCCGCGCGGCTAGTGATCGAGATCACCGAGAGCGCCACGCCGCCGAGCATCGAGGCGGCCAGCGAGTTTGTCCTGGCCCTGCGCGAACTGGGATGCCGGGTGGCCATCGATGATTTCGGCGCAGGCCTGGGAACCCTGGAGTTCATCCGCCAGACCCGGCCGGACATCGTCAAGATCGACAAGGGTTACATCCAGCGTGCCCGGGGCGAGGCCAACAGCGTGCAGACCCTGGGTCACCTGGTGCAGCTGTGCAAGACCCTGGCCCCCTGCGTGATCATCGAGGGCGTGGAAAGCGCCGCCGACCAGGGGTTGGCCAGTGCCTGTGGCGGCGAGTGGGGGCAGGGCTACCTGTTTGGCCGGCCCCAGGTGGAACGCCTGGGGCGTACATGTCGCTTGCAGCGGACCCAGCCCGAGCTGTGTGCCCCGAACCAGGCCTGA
- a CDS encoding YceK/YidQ family lipoprotein has product MLTLLALTGCGTYMARGGALDWRDDRYYRSTQTSAQVLTGYHLDGYGRMITGGCWVLVVCPIAIIVSLPADALLDTVLLPYDAMQPERPKRKMNSERKYPDLEGTSPLGEPFLDVGELCVPPA; this is encoded by the coding sequence GTGCTCACCCTGCTGGCACTGACAGGCTGCGGCACCTACATGGCCCGTGGCGGCGCCCTGGACTGGCGCGATGACCGCTACTACCGCAGCACCCAGACCAGCGCCCAGGTGCTTACCGGCTACCACCTGGATGGCTACGGCCGCATGATCACCGGCGGCTGCTGGGTACTGGTGGTCTGCCCCATCGCGATCATCGTCAGCCTGCCGGCAGATGCCCTGCTCGATACCGTACTGCTGCCCTACGACGCCATGCAGCCGGAGCGGCCCAAACGCAAGATGAACTCAGAAAGAAAGTACCCGGACCTTGAAGGCACCTCCCCGCTGGGCGAACCCTTCCTGGACGTTGGCGAGTTGTGCGTGCCACCGGCCTGA
- a CDS encoding DinB family protein: MNRTEHLCLMARYNQWMNSQLYSAAMNLPDVQLALDRQAFFGSILGTLNHLLAGDTIWLKRLARHPARFAALAPLQQVATPQDLKTLLFADIRGLWQQRQWLDQLILDFSQGLNETELDSSLSYSNTQGIAAERNVYGLLVHFFNHQTHHRGQATTLLSQAGVDVGATDLLLLIPSAS, encoded by the coding sequence ATGAACCGCACCGAGCACCTGTGCCTGATGGCCCGCTACAACCAGTGGATGAACAGCCAGCTGTACAGCGCCGCCATGAACCTGCCGGATGTGCAACTGGCTCTGGACCGGCAGGCCTTTTTCGGCTCGATCCTCGGCACCCTCAATCACTTGCTGGCCGGCGACACGATCTGGCTCAAGCGCCTTGCCCGGCACCCGGCGCGGTTTGCGGCCCTGGCGCCGCTGCAGCAGGTGGCCACGCCCCAGGACCTCAAGACCCTGCTGTTTGCCGACATCCGCGGGCTGTGGCAGCAGCGTCAGTGGCTGGATCAACTGATCCTCGATTTCAGCCAGGGGCTGAACGAGACCGAGCTGGACAGCAGCCTGTCCTACAGCAACACCCAGGGCATCGCAGCCGAACGCAATGTCTACGGCCTGCTGGTGCACTTCTTCAATCATCAGACCCACCACCGCGGCCAGGCCACTACCCTGCTGAGCCAGGCAGGGGTGGATGTGGGCGCCACCGACCTCCTGCTGCTGATTCCCTCGGCGAGCTGA